A DNA window from Candidatus Sulfidibacterium hydrothermale contains the following coding sequences:
- a CDS encoding OmpP1/FadL family transporter — translation MKKFTISLMSLLLVVNLVFAGGLVTNTNQSAAWSRMLVRDASTEIDAVYYNPAGLTKLADGMYISFSNQSIFEDLTITNTFPYLNNKTFTGTVTAPVFPDLYFAYKHKRWAFSFGFTVIGGGGSADFSKGIPSAEVPISSLVGAFSSLGVTGYSVDMSVTGTSVYYGFQVGASYAISDHVSVYAGVRYVLAENSYTGYIRDITLKTASGDVPAGTFMNDVGDQLSAGSAQAAAASELYSAAASGLQPLLDQGAGGLTIDQALSAGYITQDQADQMTGALLQLGLTQDQVDAMDFSQIQTTYYGASTNYATMAEEYAQQAAQLYSGAKLMADQDIDVTQSGSGFTPIIGVNLSFMDDNLNFGIKYEFKTNMTLTNSTPKGKGFIIGMNPDGTPIEMFPDGGEVNADMPAMLSVGVKMNVSKVVSLQGGFHTYWDGNTGWTNVDQNINKNFQEYALGAEFHVTKQLLLSCGYLYAQTGVNPSYQSDFSYSLTTNTVGAGGAWKLNDALTFQFGGYIVSYDSQTVPGSADVGGTPVGYNVTYDKSLWGISVGLDYKIGGNKKK, via the coding sequence ATGAAAAAATTTACCATTTCCTTAATGAGTTTGTTGTTGGTTGTTAATCTTGTTTTTGCAGGGGGGTTGGTGACGAATACCAATCAAAGTGCAGCATGGTCACGTATGCTGGTGCGTGATGCTTCTACTGAAATCGATGCTGTATATTACAATCCGGCTGGATTAACTAAACTAGCAGATGGAATGTATATTTCATTCAGTAACCAGTCTATTTTTGAAGACTTGACTATTACCAACACCTTTCCTTATTTAAATAACAAAACTTTTACCGGAACAGTAACAGCACCTGTTTTCCCGGATTTGTATTTTGCTTACAAACATAAACGCTGGGCTTTTTCTTTCGGTTTTACCGTTATTGGCGGGGGCGGAAGTGCTGACTTCTCTAAAGGGATTCCTTCTGCAGAAGTTCCGATTTCTTCTTTGGTTGGTGCTTTTAGCAGCCTGGGAGTTACCGGCTATTCTGTAGATATGTCGGTGACAGGTACTTCAGTGTATTATGGTTTCCAGGTGGGAGCCAGCTACGCTATTTCCGATCACGTTTCGGTTTATGCTGGTGTACGTTATGTTTTGGCAGAAAATTCTTACACAGGATATATCAGGGATATTACACTGAAAACAGCCAGTGGCGATGTTCCGGCCGGTACCTTTATGAATGATGTGGGAGATCAGCTTTCTGCTGGTTCTGCCCAGGCTGCAGCCGCTTCGGAGCTGTATAGTGCAGCCGCTTCAGGTTTGCAACCTTTACTCGACCAGGGTGCTGGTGGTTTAACCATTGATCAGGCGCTTTCTGCCGGATACATTACCCAGGACCAGGCTGACCAGATGACCGGAGCTCTTCTTCAGTTGGGATTAACCCAGGATCAAGTGGATGCAATGGATTTTAGTCAAATTCAAACAACGTATTACGGTGCATCTACCAATTATGCTACCATGGCTGAAGAGTATGCTCAGCAGGCTGCCCAACTCTATTCGGGAGCTAAATTGATGGCCGATCAGGATATTGATGTTACTCAAAGCGGAAGTGGTTTTACTCCGATTATTGGTGTGAACCTTTCTTTTATGGATGATAACCTGAATTTTGGTATTAAATATGAATTTAAAACCAATATGACTTTGACAAACTCCACTCCTAAAGGAAAAGGCTTTATTATTGGAATGAATCCGGATGGAACACCGATTGAAATGTTCCCTGATGGCGGAGAAGTAAATGCTGATATGCCGGCTATGCTTTCGGTTGGTGTTAAAATGAATGTAAGTAAAGTGGTTAGCCTGCAGGGCGGATTCCATACTTACTGGGATGGAAATACCGGATGGACGAATGTCGATCAGAACATTAATAAAAACTTTCAGGAGTATGCACTTGGAGCAGAGTTCCACGTAACTAAACAACTGTTGTTAAGCTGTGGTTACCTGTATGCACAAACGGGTGTTAACCCCTCTTACCAGTCAGACTTTAGCTATAGTTTGACAACCAATACGGTGGGTGCCGGTGGCGCTTGGAAACTGAATGATGCCCTGACTTTCCAGTTCGGTGGTTATATCGTTTCTTACGACAGCCAAACTGTTCCTGGTTCTGCTGATGTAGGCGGAACTCCTGTAGGATACAACGTTACGTATGACAAAAGCCTGTGGGGTATTTCTGTAGGTTTGGATTATAAAATTGGTGGAAACAAGAAAAAATAA